The following is a genomic window from Planctomycetia bacterium.
TCGCTCGTTGACGGCCATTGCCCGCAAAGTCACCGGCTGCCAATGGAATGGGTTTCACTTCTTTGGCCTCAGCGCCGCGGGCCCGAAAGAAAAGGTGGCCTCATGACCGGCAACAACACCAAGGCCCGGCGCATCAATCAGATTCGCTGTGCCATCTATACCCGCAAGAGTACTGAAGAAGGTCTGGAGCAGGAGTTCAACTCGCTCGACGCCCAGCGCGAGGCGGGGGAGGCCTTCATTGCCAGCCAGAAGGCCGAGGGCTGGGTGGCGCTTCCCGAGCGCTACGACGATGGCGGATTCACCGGGGCCAACATCGAGCGGCCGGCGCTCAAGCGCCTGATGGCCGACGTTGAGACTGGGCGGATCGACTGCATCGTGGTCTATAAGGTCGATCGCCTGAGTCGGTCGCTTCTGGACTTTGCAAGGCTCATGGAGACCTTCGAGAAGTATCGCATCTCCTTTGTCTCGGTCACCCAGCAGTTCAATACCACTCATTCGATGGGGCGGCTGACCCTGAACATCCTGCTGTCCTTCGCCCAGTTCGAGCGCGAGATCATCTCAGAACGGACCCGGGACAAGATTGCCGCGGCGCGGCGTAAGGGGAAATGGTCGGGCGGGATGCCGGTCCTGGGCTACGACCTGACCAAGGACTCGAAGTTGCAGGTCAACGCCGAAGAGGCCGAGCGGGTCCGGGCGATCTTCAAACTCTACATCGAGAAGCAGTCGCTGATCCGAACGGCGGAGGAGTTGGCCAA
Proteins encoded in this region:
- a CDS encoding recombinase family protein → MTGNNTKARRINQIRCAIYTRKSTEEGLEQEFNSLDAQREAGEAFIASQKAEGWVALPERYDDGGFTGANIERPALKRLMADVETGRIDCIVVYKVDRLSRSLLDFARLMETFEKYRISFVSVTQQFNTTHSMGRLTLNILLSFAQFEREIISERTRDKIAAARRKGKWSGGMPVLGYDLTKDSKLQVNAEEAERVRAIFKLYIEKQSLIRTAEELANRGWRAKQWTTRKGTARGGRHFDKGSLRQLLTCVTYLGKVKYKDEVHPGEHNPNISSGRR